The Drosophila subobscura isolate 14011-0131.10 chromosome A, UCBerk_Dsub_1.0, whole genome shotgun sequence genome includes the window GACTCAACGAGGTGCTGGAGACGATGCAGCTGCTCAACCAAATGCTGGACACCTACGATCCCTCCAACAAGGATGTCAGCGAGACCATAAAGGACCTCTACAACATCTGCCAGAAGCACAAGCCAATCTTTCAGCATATGACACAGCTGCTAGACGACACCGATGCACAGCTCATAGGTAAGCCACTGCAGGTCTCCAGCGTTTTAGAACTGTTCCTTaatctcaatctctctctctctctctctctctctgtgttgcaGCTGACACATTGGATGCCAATGGGGCGCTCCTGACGACAATGCAACGCTATAAGCAGCTGGTGCCATCGCCCACAAAGATcactgctccagctgcagcgcctgcccagagccagacaccaacagcaacagcaacagcaacaagttcCAGCAACGAATTGTTAATCAACGAACTGCTGGGGGATCTGCTCATTGGCAGCCTTGAAAATGGAGCAGAATCTgcagctgcgactgcggcaaaagcaacaacttgcacggcttccgcttccgcttccaCTTCCAGCTCTGCTCCCGCTACAGCCGATCCTTTGGCTGATCTGAGTGACATCTTTAGCAGCGCATTGGCTGAAAGCGAGTCCAAACAATCGACTGACAAAACATTCCAACAAGCcagcactggctctggctctggctctggcttgcTGGAGCCTGAGGTGCTCAGTCAGTGCACGGCCAGCGATGGCCTGGGCAATGgctccagcggcagctccagTTCCGATTCCTCACGCAAGCCGGGCACAGCACGGAAAATGCCACAGATCGATATGCTGAGCGAGGAGCTCTTCCAGAAGATATTGCCCAGCCAGGAGAGAATGAGCAGCTTCAAGCGTGATCCCGAGAAGGTAACCCTCAACGATATGGCCAAAGAAAAGATGCAGATAAAGGCACCCGAGGTGGCACAACCACAAGCGgtagcagctgccgctgccgctgccgctgctgcagagcTCGTTGATGATGTTCCCTTGCTAAGCGATGCTCCACTCACCGTTGAGCAGGAGCCACAGCTGGAGACAGCGCCCCAACAGACACATCTCAGCGATATCAGCATCGAGTTGGACAATATCCAAGCAACCGGCGAGCAGCGTGTGGTGCTCGACGATGATGATATGCAGCTCAGCTTGAACTTTACCAGCGATCGGCCCGGCCATCGTGTCTCTGTGATTGTGATTTCGGCGCAGAACAAGAGCCGTCAGCCCGTGCGGGACTTTCATTTCGAGGCGAGCGTCAAGAAGGTGATTAATGCTCCATAAACATTAACTAACCAAAAGCCTTACTCATCAATGACACACACTTTCAGCCATGCAAGGTGCGCCTGCTGCCGCCCACGGAGAGCGCGATGCCGCCGCACAAGCCATTTCGTCCAGCCACGCCCATCAATcaggtgatgctgctgctcaatcCCACCGGCAAGGCCGTGGATGTCACCTGCATTGTGGGCTACAAACTGGGCGACGATCCCGATCCCATTCGAGAGTCAATTGTGGCCCAAGGCATTGCCTATGTGGATTAAAAACTTAAGCagaaagcaaatcaatttcctTCGATCCTCTTACCTTTCCGCCCCCCCTGTCTGTCTTGTGTTTTCGCCCTCTTTGTTTGtcggtttctttttgtatatttattagGATTTTAATCCAAAATGAATGCATTATTaatgatataaatatatcaaagagttttttccatttataaattgtttgttgaaaAAGTCGCTACAAAAGCCAAGCGCACATTTTCAGAGGTAGTTTTCACAATTACTTTTTTTCGCTCAATTTGTAGGTCGAGTTTTGctgttcctttttgttttgtttgctgaacTATCGTTGAATGGCGACGTGTTGTTGTTTGATGCTTGCTTCAGTTCTGGTTAatgctggtggtgggggggaTGGGATGGTCGCTGAGTAACTGCCTCCAAAAATTATTTGCCAGAGCCTAAGCGtttgcctgcctctctgccactcCCAGTGTCGCTTGTCTCGCTCTGTTTGGTGTTGAATTCAAAGTTGAACAATTGCTCAACTCGGAAGCATTTTTAGATTAGAAAGTTAGAAGAACATTTAGCCTAAGAACTAAAACCCACAGCGAAGAGAgagtgaaatttgttttggttgccagaaattaaatgcaaaagagagagagagagagagagagagtaggagACAATCGGACTGGGCAGCGGCTCTACTTTTTCT containing:
- the LOC117903391 gene encoding ADP-ribosylation factor-binding protein GGA2, with amino-acid sequence MTTDESIMEEMLDRATNPAKERVDELGVQMFCIVVRSHVHLVHKAQEMIVAKVRSANVTEATRAISLLEECMTQCGEEFQDEAGKFRFLNELIRLVSKKYKGSETPHEVKQRIMECLLLWTTEFPQRQKIRDAYDMLRKESDIEHGQTEAAVAKRESVLGTIDEAMFAKLIKSNNQENFKRANLLLQYRMAQEARRNELLSQHRLGLNEVLETMQLLNQMLDTYDPSNKDVSETIKDLYNICQKHKPIFQHMTQLLDDTDAQLIADTLDANGALLTTMQRYKQLVPSPTKITAPAAAPAQSQTPTATATATSSSNELLINELLGDLLIGSLENGAESAAATAAKATTCTASASASTSSSAPATADPLADLSDIFSSALAESESKQSTDKTFQQASTGSGSGSGLLEPEVLSQCTASDGLGNGSSGSSSSDSSRKPGTARKMPQIDMLSEELFQKILPSQERMSSFKRDPEKVTLNDMAKEKMQIKAPEVAQPQAVAAAAAAAAAAELVDDVPLLSDAPLTVEQEPQLETAPQQTHLSDISIELDNIQATGEQRVVLDDDDMQLSLNFTSDRPGHRVSVIVISAQNKSRQPVRDFHFEASVKKPCKVRLLPPTESAMPPHKPFRPATPINQVMLLLNPTGKAVDVTCIVGYKLGDDPDPIRESIVAQGIAYVD